The following are encoded together in the Trichomycterus rosablanca isolate fTriRos1 chromosome 19, fTriRos1.hap1, whole genome shotgun sequence genome:
- the aurkaip1 gene encoding aurora kinase A-interacting protein isoform X2: protein MIVSRVIPRLNVLFRSGSQQYQCKGVCSAVQLCHSSRFPTIKTQQYSTSAADNMQPPKLWTVLEPELEEVLIPRKLAVSPLESWLSLRYSLPPLLEAPMPLEEGELIEKAVVLPPSAMPILEDGESSTPLSCKNVLEIRRRKMNRHKYKKLMKRTKFLRRRIMERRQKRKQAKFEKDLKRIWRRAGLRSAPEGWTTPKIYVRHQVKRR, encoded by the exons ATGATTGTCTCCAGGGTGATTCCACGTCTAAATGTGCTCTTCAGATCTG GTTCACAACAGTACCAGTGTAAGGGTGTGTGCAGTGCTGTACAGCTGTGCCATTCATCCAGATTTCCAACtattaaaacacaacaatacTCCACGTCAGCTGCTGACAACATGCAGCCCCCTAAACTATGGACAGTGTTAGAGCCAGAACTAGAGGAGGTCCTCATTCCACGAAAACTCGCAGTTTCTCCTCTGGAAAGCTGGCTCTCGCTGCGGTATTCTTTACCTCCTCTTCTTGAGGCTCCTATGCCTCTGGAGGAAGGCGAACTGATAGAAAAGGCAGTGGTGTTGCCCCCTTCGGCCATGCCCATATTGGAAGATGGTGAAAGCTCCACACCGCTGAGTTGTAAAAATGTACTTGAGATCAGACGAAGAAAGATGAACAGACACAAATACAAGAAGCTGATGAAACGAACCAAGTTTCTGAGGAGAAGGATCATGGAACGCAGACAAAAGAGAAAGCAG GCAAAGTTTGAGAAGGATCTAAAGAGAATCTGGAGACGAGCAGGACTGAGAAGTGCTCCAGAGGGATGGACCACACCTAAAATCTATGTCAGACATCAAGTAAAGCGACGTTAG
- the aurkaip1 gene encoding aurora kinase A-interacting protein isoform X1, with protein MIVSRVIPRLNVLFRSAGSQQYQCKGVCSAVQLCHSSRFPTIKTQQYSTSAADNMQPPKLWTVLEPELEEVLIPRKLAVSPLESWLSLRYSLPPLLEAPMPLEEGELIEKAVVLPPSAMPILEDGESSTPLSCKNVLEIRRRKMNRHKYKKLMKRTKFLRRRIMERRQKRKQAKFEKDLKRIWRRAGLRSAPEGWTTPKIYVRHQVKRR; from the exons ATGATTGTCTCCAGGGTGATTCCACGTCTAAATGTGCTCTTCAGATCTG CAGGTTCACAACAGTACCAGTGTAAGGGTGTGTGCAGTGCTGTACAGCTGTGCCATTCATCCAGATTTCCAACtattaaaacacaacaatacTCCACGTCAGCTGCTGACAACATGCAGCCCCCTAAACTATGGACAGTGTTAGAGCCAGAACTAGAGGAGGTCCTCATTCCACGAAAACTCGCAGTTTCTCCTCTGGAAAGCTGGCTCTCGCTGCGGTATTCTTTACCTCCTCTTCTTGAGGCTCCTATGCCTCTGGAGGAAGGCGAACTGATAGAAAAGGCAGTGGTGTTGCCCCCTTCGGCCATGCCCATATTGGAAGATGGTGAAAGCTCCACACCGCTGAGTTGTAAAAATGTACTTGAGATCAGACGAAGAAAGATGAACAGACACAAATACAAGAAGCTGATGAAACGAACCAAGTTTCTGAGGAGAAGGATCATGGAACGCAGACAAAAGAGAAAGCAG GCAAAGTTTGAGAAGGATCTAAAGAGAATCTGGAGACGAGCAGGACTGAGAAGTGCTCCAGAGGGATGGACCACACCTAAAATCTATGTCAGACATCAAGTAAAGCGACGTTAG